The following proteins are encoded in a genomic region of Sorangiineae bacterium MSr12523:
- the hisIE gene encoding bifunctional phosphoribosyl-AMP cyclohydrolase/phosphoribosyl-ATP diphosphatase HisIE has translation MTFDPEKLDFDKGGGLVTVVAQDAADGAVLMVAFADREAVSRTVETGYLHFFSRKRGLWKKGETSGNTLRVVELLSDCDADAIVARVEPAGPACHTGSTTCFGEPDADAVRTLERVIAQRAAEPEKAEGKPSYTRRLLGDRNLRLKKLGEETSELVVALADGNKAGATEEAADVVYHLMVALHAAGVGWNDVLGVLRKRAR, from the coding sequence ATGACGTTCGATCCGGAGAAGCTCGACTTCGACAAAGGCGGCGGGTTGGTCACCGTGGTCGCGCAAGACGCGGCGGATGGCGCGGTGCTCATGGTGGCCTTCGCCGATCGCGAGGCGGTTTCGCGCACCGTGGAAACGGGGTATCTGCACTTCTTCTCGCGCAAGCGCGGGCTCTGGAAGAAGGGCGAGACGAGCGGCAACACGCTTCGCGTCGTGGAGTTGCTCTCGGACTGCGACGCCGATGCCATCGTCGCGCGCGTGGAGCCCGCCGGGCCTGCGTGCCACACGGGATCGACCACGTGCTTCGGCGAGCCCGACGCCGATGCGGTGCGCACGCTCGAGCGCGTCATCGCACAACGTGCCGCGGAGCCGGAAAAGGCGGAGGGCAAGCCCTCGTACACGCGCCGCTTGCTCGGCGATCGCAATCTCCGCCTGAAAAAACTGGGCGAGGAGACCAGCGAGCTCGTGGTGGCACTGGCCGATGGCAACAAGGCCGGTGCGACCGAAGAAGCCGCGGACGTCGTGTACCACCTGATGGTCGCGCTCCACGCGGCGGGCGTCGGCTGGAACGACGTTCTCGGGGTGCTGCGCAAGCGCGCGCGTTAA
- the hisF gene encoding imidazole glycerol phosphate synthase subunit HisF has translation MSAKLRRVVVCLDVDAGRVKKGVRFESLRDVGCPVELAARYEAEGADEIVLLDVSATVEGRATLFDVVRRTAERLFIPLTMGGGVRTVEDFERALRAGADKVGINSAAVADPELITRASERFGAQCVVLSIDARKNDAFPSGYNVVTHGGRKPTDLDAIAWAKRGVELGAGEILLTSIDRDGVRSGYDLDLTRAVVQAVTVPVVASGGAGSAEHVASALANAGADAALVAGILHDGQTTVGAIKSVVRDAGIEVRA, from the coding sequence GTGAGCGCAAAACTGAGGCGCGTGGTCGTCTGTCTGGACGTCGACGCCGGAAGGGTCAAAAAAGGAGTGCGCTTCGAAAGCCTGCGCGACGTAGGGTGCCCCGTCGAACTGGCGGCGCGTTACGAAGCCGAGGGCGCCGATGAAATCGTGCTGCTCGACGTTTCGGCCACCGTCGAGGGGCGGGCCACCTTGTTCGACGTCGTGCGCCGCACGGCGGAGCGGCTCTTCATCCCGCTCACCATGGGCGGCGGTGTCCGCACGGTGGAGGACTTCGAGCGCGCGCTTCGTGCGGGCGCGGACAAAGTCGGTATCAACTCGGCGGCGGTGGCTGATCCCGAGCTGATCACGCGCGCCTCGGAGCGATTTGGCGCCCAATGTGTCGTGTTGAGCATCGATGCGAGGAAGAACGACGCGTTTCCCTCGGGCTACAATGTCGTTACCCACGGCGGCCGCAAGCCAACGGATCTCGATGCCATTGCCTGGGCCAAGCGCGGTGTGGAGCTCGGGGCAGGGGAGATCCTGCTCACCTCGATCGATCGCGACGGCGTTCGCTCCGGGTACGATCTCGATCTCACGCGCGCCGTGGTGCAGGCGGTGACCGTGCCCGTGGTGGCCTCGGGCGGCGCGGGAAGCGCAGAGCACGTGGCCAGTGCGCTCGCCAACGCGGGGGCCGACGCGGCGCTCGTCGCGGGCATTTTGCACGATGGGCAGACGACCGTGGGGGCCATCAAGAGCGTCGTCCGCGACGCGGGAATCGAGGTGCGCGCATGA
- a CDS encoding imidazoleglycerol-phosphate dehydratase, whose product MKRIVRESKETQIEIRIGLARGKALSGGVSVSTTLPFYDHMLSTLARYAGLELTLRAKGDLRHHIMEDVALALGHAVRSIAPKSATRYGEKTIPMDDALVQSVIDVGGRAFFVGKLPSRLYTHVLRSFADALQATLHVRVLRGKDKHHIIEAGFKATGLALRQALSETEGGIFSTKGQVLLTEEDIVDVAGGDS is encoded by the coding sequence GTGAAACGCATCGTTCGCGAGAGCAAAGAAACGCAAATCGAGATCCGCATCGGCCTTGCCCGCGGAAAAGCGCTGAGCGGCGGCGTCTCGGTGTCCACCACGCTGCCGTTCTATGACCATATGCTGTCCACCCTCGCGCGCTACGCGGGCCTCGAGCTCACCTTGCGGGCCAAGGGCGATCTGCGGCACCACATCATGGAGGACGTGGCGCTGGCACTGGGCCACGCCGTGCGCAGCATCGCGCCCAAGAGCGCCACGCGCTACGGCGAAAAGACGATTCCGATGGACGATGCACTGGTGCAGTCGGTCATCGACGTCGGCGGTCGTGCCTTCTTCGTGGGCAAGCTGCCGAGCCGATTGTACACGCACGTGCTGCGCTCCTTCGCCGATGCGCTGCAGGCGACGCTGCACGTGCGCGTGCTGCGCGGCAAGGACAAGCACCACATCATCGAGGCCGGTTTCAAGGCCACCGGGCTCGCGCTGCGCCAGGCGCTGAGCGAAACGGAGGGCGGTATTTTCAGCACCAAAGGGCAGGTTCTTCTGACCGAGGAAGACATCGTGGACGTTGCAGGAGGTGATTCGTGA
- the hisA gene encoding 1-(5-phosphoribosyl)-5-[(5-phosphoribosylamino)methylideneamino]imidazole-4-carboxamide isomerase, with protein sequence MIALPAVDLREGKCVQLVGGDYERERVRIDDPLSQARAFRDMGFSWLHVVDLDAATGRGENLGWIERLIRESGLRVQVGGGVRNLERAQHLFDVGAERVIVGTRAIEDVAFREDVVKAFPGRVLIAADVREREVVTRGWAARTGLRITDLAKELDPLPIGGILVTAVHLEGALGGADAELCRELAQVTRAPIFASGGVTTLDDLARIRAAGGAGAVIGMALYTGTLDGHAVAREYGQ encoded by the coding sequence GTGATCGCGCTACCGGCGGTAGACCTGCGCGAGGGCAAATGCGTTCAACTCGTGGGTGGCGATTACGAACGCGAGCGCGTCCGCATCGACGATCCCTTGTCGCAGGCCCGCGCCTTCCGCGACATGGGCTTCTCCTGGCTCCACGTCGTCGATCTCGATGCTGCCACCGGGCGGGGTGAAAACCTTGGCTGGATCGAGCGGCTCATTCGCGAATCGGGGCTTCGCGTGCAAGTCGGCGGCGGCGTGCGCAACCTCGAGCGCGCGCAGCACCTGTTCGACGTCGGTGCCGAGCGCGTCATCGTGGGGACGCGCGCCATCGAAGACGTCGCCTTCCGTGAAGACGTGGTGAAGGCCTTTCCCGGGCGCGTGCTCATCGCCGCCGATGTGCGCGAGCGCGAGGTGGTCACCCGCGGCTGGGCAGCCCGCACCGGGCTTCGCATCACCGATCTCGCCAAAGAGCTCGATCCGCTGCCCATCGGCGGCATTCTCGTGACGGCCGTGCACCTCGAAGGGGCACTCGGCGGGGCCGACGCGGAGCTTTGCCGCGAGCTCGCACAGGTCACGCGTGCACCGATCTTCGCATCGGGCGGCGTCACCACCTTGGACGATCTCGCACGCATCCGCGCCGCCGGCGGCGCGGGCGCGGTCATCGGCATGGCCCTGTACACGGGCACCTTGGACGGGCACGCCGTGGCCCGGGAGTACGGCCAGTGA
- the hisH gene encoding imidazole glycerol phosphate synthase subunit HisH: MRVTLLDLGIGNLHSLGKALAQVVPGSTVSVETDAARALQTDLLVLPGVGAFSAAAAQLAPARAKVRAAIDGGLPCLGICIGMQLMFDASDEGPGEGLSIFGGRVTRLTTARAPHMGWSPIRPAANAPAWVARGVRGVYYAHSFACRPEDPSVVLATTDLEGDSFAAIVKKGRVGGCQFHPEKSSSDGLALLGAIARELTS, translated from the coding sequence GTGCGTGTAACGCTGCTCGATTTGGGCATCGGCAATCTGCATTCGCTGGGCAAGGCTCTCGCCCAGGTCGTTCCCGGGTCGACCGTCTCCGTGGAGACCGATGCCGCACGCGCCCTGCAGACGGATCTTCTCGTTCTGCCCGGCGTCGGCGCCTTCTCGGCCGCGGCCGCGCAGCTCGCCCCCGCACGCGCGAAGGTGCGAGCGGCCATCGACGGCGGGCTTCCGTGCCTCGGTATCTGCATCGGCATGCAGCTCATGTTCGACGCGAGCGACGAAGGGCCCGGGGAAGGGCTCTCCATCTTCGGCGGGCGGGTCACCCGCCTCACCACCGCGCGGGCCCCGCACATGGGCTGGAGCCCCATTCGCCCCGCGGCCAATGCACCCGCGTGGGTTGCCCGTGGCGTGCGCGGCGTGTACTACGCGCACTCGTTTGCGTGCAGGCCCGAGGACCCGAGCGTCGTGCTGGCCACCACGGACCTCGAGGGCGATAGCTTTGCGGCCATCGTCAAAAAAGGGCGCGTGGGCGGCTGCCAGTTCCACCCGGAGAAAAGCTCGTCGGACGGCCTGGCCCTTCTTGGTGCCATCGCGCGGGAGCTCACGTCGTGA